A single genomic interval of Eriocheir sinensis breed Jianghai 21 chromosome 33, ASM2467909v1, whole genome shotgun sequence harbors:
- the LOC127006508 gene encoding uncharacterized protein LOC127006508 isoform X2, giving the protein MGGVRVWNVATLQEALRVELPGVVCHCCCVSPSLHTIITGKNTQIQLAGITLASSLYIKDLLENLSGWSDGRLRGLGAESGRVVWTIDDAHHAGVNTICVLKDGSIVSGGRDGRVRLWRVEGVRVHMAASQKEHRGEVTHLALAPTETRVLSCSGDGSCILWRLPELERVYRLTAHTVFLGGQVLGSGEVVTVGSDGSVMVWDRQDGVLLADLPASTRPITTVTASSDDAALVTAGEDGVIKEAEFHRKA; this is encoded by the exons ATGGGCGGCGTCAGGGTGTGGAATGTGGCGACACTTCAAGAGGCGCTGAGGGTGGAGCTGCCTGGCGTCGTCTGCCATTGTTGCTGTGTATCTCCCTCTTTGCACACCATTATAACAGGCAAGAATACTCAAATCCAATTAGCAGGCATAACTCTCGCATCTTCCCTCTATATTAAAGACTTACTTGAGAACCTTTCAGGATGGAGTGATGGACGGCTGCGAGGATTGGGGGCTGAGAGCGGTCGTGTGGTGTGGACGATTGATGATGCCCACCATGCAGGCGTCAACACCATTTGCGTCCTCAAAGATGGAAGCATTGTGTCCGGTGGACGAGATGGGAGG GTGCGATTGTGGAGGGTTGAGGGTGTAAGGGTGCATATGGCAGCCTCACAGAAGGAGCACCGCGGGGAGGTCACACACCTTGCCTTAGCACCCACGGAGACCCGCGTTTTGTCCTGCAGCGGGGACGGGTCCTGCATTCTCTGGCGTCTGCC GGAACTGGAGCGTGTGTACCGGCTGACGGCCCACACCGTGTTCCTGGGCGGGCAGGTGTTGGGCAGCGGGGAGGTGGTGACGGTGGGCAGTGACGGCTCCGTCATGGTATGGGACAGGCAGGACGGCGTGCTGCTGGCTGACCTCCCGGCGTCCACCAGgcccatcaccaccgtcactgcCTCCAGCGACGACGCTGCCCTGGTCACGGCGGGGGAGGATGGCGTCATCAAG